CGACGGTTCGGTGATGACCTTGAGCTTGGCCGCGAGCGTGAAGGGATAGTGGTCGCCCATGTGCTGGTCGAAGCCCATCGCGATCGTTTCCTTCGCGGCGCCGCGCTGGCCCACGCGCAGGTCGCGGTTGATCACGAGTGTGGTGGCGGGGCGCAGCTTCGCGATGCGCCGGGGGATCTCGTGGTCGGTGTCGGGCACGTCGCCCACCGACGCGGTGCCCGTCAGCACCGGCGTGCCGTCGCGCTTCTCCGCGTGGATGCGCGCGACCCGTTCGCCGGCGGCCGGCGGCGTCACGTAGGCGCGCACCTCCTCGCCCTCGACCACCATGTTCTGGTAGTGCGCGCTGATGCAGCCCGTCTCGAACCACGCCTGTCCGAACAGCTGGAACAGCAGCGGGTCGAACTGGCTGAAGTGCGTGGGGCCCTCGATGGGGCCGGCGCGCAGGCCGAGGTCCTCGGCCATCTTGTCGTCGTGGATCGACAGGTGGCCGTCGTAGGTCTGCTCGGCGAGCATCTGGCGCGGCTGGCGCAGCGGGCCGCACAGCGTGGCGGCGGGCATCTGGGGGAAGGCCGTGGACATGGGTGCGTTCTCTCCTGGGGCGAGCTCTCGAGCTTAAGCGCGGGCTTTCCTCGCCGCTGTCACGAGAGTGGCAGCGCGCGGCGGCTGGCTGCCGCACGATCGAAGGCTCCATCCACCCCCGCCTTCCACCATGCAGATCGAAGCCACCAACCCGCCTCCCCTCCACGGCTGCATCGACACGCAGGTGGTCGGCCACGTGCTGCTGATCGGCATCAACCGTCCCGCCAAGCGGAACGGCTGGACGCCGGAGATGTTCCGGCAGCTGGGCGAGGCCTACACGCGGCTCGACGACGATCCCGAGCTGCGCGTGGGCGTGCTGCACGCCTTCGGCGACCACTTCACCGCGGGCCTCGACATGCCGTCGGTGCAGGCCCACCTCGAACGGGGCGAGCGGCTGATCCCGGAAGGGCTCGTCGAGCCGCACGACTTCGGCAAGCCGAACTACCGCCGCCGCACGAAGCCGGTGATCGCCGCGGTGAAGGGCATCTGCTTCACCGTGGGCATCGAGCTGATGCTCGGCGCCGACATCGTTGTGGCGGGCGAGGAGTGCCGCTTCAGCCAGAAGGAAGTGCAGCGCGGCCTGATGCCGGGTGGCGGGGCCACGCTGCGCATGTCGGAGCGCGCGGGCCTCGGCAACGCGATGCTGTACCTGCTGACCGGCGACGAGTTCGATGCGGCCACGGCGTACCGGCTCAACTTCGTGCAGAAGGTGGTGCCGAACGCGCTGGTGCTCGACGAAGCCGTGGCCATCGCGCAGCGCATCGCCGAGCAGGCGCCGCTGGCCGTGACGGCCACGCGCCTGAACGCCATCAAGGCGGTGGAGGAGGGCCCGGCTGCCGCGGTGGCCGACTTCCCGGCGATCAGCAAGCGCATCTTCGCGAGCGAGGACTGGGCCGAGGGCGTGCGGTCGTTCGTCGAGAAGCGGGCCGCACGTTTCAAGGGGCGCTGAGCCGGCTCAGTGGCGCCGGCGTGACGCGGCGACCACCCCGGCCAGGCCCAGCGCCATCAAGGCGAACGCCGCGGGTTCCGGCACGGCGGGTGCGACGTTGAAGACCAGCGCCACGTCGTAGACACTGGTGGGCCCCGGGAACGCCGACGTGGGCGTGCCCCACAGGTGCAGCGCGTAGCTGCCCGCGGTGAGCAGCGTGGAGGCGAACGTGACGTCCTGGCGCGGGAAGGGCGGCATCCACACGGTCTGCGAATCCCCTTCGAGCACGGTCACGTTGCCGCGGTCGAGCCGTCCGTCGAGGTTGAAGATCCAGAAGCGGTTGCTGAACGGCGTGGAGGCCGTGCCGTGGAACTCGAACGCGTCTCCGGCGGCGATCGTGAACGTGAAGACGTCCTCGAACGGTTGCGAGCGCGTGAGGTCGCTGAACGGGTGGAGGCCAGGGGCCGAGATCGTGCCGAGGTCGAACGTGTCGGCGCGGGCCTGCGCGGCGGCCATCAGGGCCACGCAGCCAAGTGCGGCCGCGTGGCGGCGCAGCGGGGTCGATGTCATTGGAGTCTCCCTGTCGATGCGGCGGGGCGCCGCACCGGCAAGGTAGGAGACCTCCCCCGTGAAATCAACCGCGGCCGCGAAGCCCCTCGGGGCCTCGCGGTCGCGTCGAGCCCGGACGCGTCAGTTGCAGCTGATCGTCGCGTACGACTTGCCGGCGCCGGCCGCGTTCGGCAGTTTCTGCTTCACGCACTCGGCCGGGTGGGCCGTGTAGGTGTACGGAATGCCGACCGGGAACGCGCCGGTCGTGGTCCAGTCGGTGGCATCGCGCGACGGCGACGAACCGCTCGCGACCCACTTGATGCCGTACTTCGCGAAGTCGGCGGCGCTGCGCACGTTGTTGTTGCGCAGTTCCCAGTAGCCGATGGCCGAGCTGTCGCGCGACGTCACCGGGTTCTGCGCGTCCTCGAAGTAGTTGGCCTCGATCAGCGAGAAGCCGCCCATGCGCACGTTGATGCCCGAGGTCTTCACGCCGCTGTAGAGGTTGTTGTAGAGGTGCGTGTAGCCACCGCGCTGCAGCGGCAGGCGCGAGTTCACGTCCTGGTAGTGGTTGTGGTGGAACGTGATGTAGCGGTCGCTCGCGTCGCTGTCGCTCGACCCGATCAGCCCGACCTTCTGGTGGTCGTGGATGAAGTTGTACGAGTACGTGATGTGGTGCGCGCCGGCCTTGCTGTCGATCAGGCCGTCGAACTCGAGGTCGCCCGCGCCGGAGCAGTCCTTCGTGCTGCTGAACAGCGTGTTGTGGTCGACCCAGATGTAGCCCGGGAACTTGCCGCTCTGGCCTTCGATGCCGATGGCATCGATGGAGCCGGGCAGCAGGCCGATCGTCATGTTGCGGATGATCACGTTGGTGGCGCCGCCCTTGATGGCGAGGCCGAAGTTGGCCGCGGAGCCGTCGGTGCCTTCGATGGTGACGTGGCTCTTGTTCTTGACCTCGACGATCGCGCCCGCGGGCTTCTTCCACTGCGCGCAGGTGTCGGTGATGGTCGAGAAGTCGAACGTGCCGTTGTAGCGGATCACGAGGCCGCCGGTGCCGCTGTAGGCGTCGATCGCGGCCTGCATCTGCGCGGCGGTGGAGACG
This genomic stretch from Piscinibacter gummiphilus harbors:
- a CDS encoding crotonase/enoyl-CoA hydratase family protein, with product MQIEATNPPPLHGCIDTQVVGHVLLIGINRPAKRNGWTPEMFRQLGEAYTRLDDDPELRVGVLHAFGDHFTAGLDMPSVQAHLERGERLIPEGLVEPHDFGKPNYRRRTKPVIAAVKGICFTVGIELMLGADIVVAGEECRFSQKEVQRGLMPGGGATLRMSERAGLGNAMLYLLTGDEFDAATAYRLNFVQKVVPNALVLDEAVAIAQRIAEQAPLAVTATRLNAIKAVEEGPAAAVADFPAISKRIFASEDWAEGVRSFVEKRAARFKGR
- a CDS encoding FxDxF family PEP-CTERM protein, with product MTSTPLRRHAAALGCVALMAAAQARADTFDLGTISAPGLHPFSDLTRSQPFEDVFTFTIAAGDAFEFHGTASTPFSNRFWIFNLDGRLDRGNVTVLEGDSQTVWMPPFPRQDVTFASTLLTAGSYALHLWGTPTSAFPGPTSVYDVALVFNVAPAVPEPAAFALMALGLAGVVAASRRRH
- a CDS encoding pectate lyase family protein, with the protein product MSSNPNDTRRQRHLLRLAALTAAVAASTPALARDWPSGFSKCADQGEVCDKVGSVPRQVSYGIKDKWVIKSFAGPVACTTATFGSDPNPGIAKKCALGPVSATPAPTPAPTPAPTPAPTPAPTPAPTPAPTPAPTPAPAPAGHSGGFGGTVTGGGSAKAVTVSTAAQMQAAIDAYSGTGGLVIRYNGTFDFSTITDTCAQWKKPAGAIVEVKNKSHVTIEGTDGSAANFGLAIKGGATNVIIRNMTIGLLPGSIDAIGIEGQSGKFPGYIWVDHNTLFSSTKDCSGAGDLEFDGLIDSKAGAHHITYSYNFIHDHQKVGLIGSSDSDASDRYITFHHNHYQDVNSRLPLQRGGYTHLYNNLYSGVKTSGINVRMGGFSLIEANYFEDAQNPVTSRDSSAIGYWELRNNNVRSAADFAKYGIKWVASGSSPSRDATDWTTTGAFPVGIPYTYTAHPAECVKQKLPNAAGAGKSYATISCN